A stretch of Kaistella flava (ex Peng et al. 2021) DNA encodes these proteins:
- a CDS encoding SMUG2 DNA glycosylase family protein, with amino-acid sequence MKKTIGEQVVAFNKKLHYSGELPEGFDVLNPFFDNPETLTVMTDFYKKFYNDHNQRKFIIGINPSRHGAGVTGVPFTDTKRLETVCGIEMKSAHTHEISSVYLYDVIEQFGGPENFYKEFYINSPFPLAIVRNTIKGNLNANYYDDKNLFEAVKPFMIQSLKDHISLGLDTSEVFILGKKNATFIDKINSQEHFFDKMTVLEHPRYIQQYKSKEKQLYIDKYLIALNKA; translated from the coding sequence TTGAAAAAAACCATCGGAGAACAAGTTGTAGCATTCAACAAGAAACTTCATTATTCTGGAGAACTTCCTGAAGGCTTCGATGTGCTCAATCCTTTCTTCGATAATCCCGAAACTTTAACGGTGATGACCGATTTTTATAAAAAATTCTATAATGATCACAACCAAAGAAAATTTATCATCGGAATCAATCCAAGTCGCCATGGAGCCGGAGTTACCGGAGTTCCTTTCACCGATACAAAAAGGTTGGAAACGGTTTGTGGAATTGAAATGAAATCCGCTCACACGCATGAAATCTCCTCTGTTTATCTCTACGATGTGATCGAACAATTCGGCGGACCAGAAAATTTTTATAAGGAATTTTATATCAATTCCCCTTTTCCTTTAGCCATTGTCAGAAATACGATTAAAGGTAATTTAAACGCCAATTATTACGACGATAAAAATCTCTTCGAAGCCGTAAAACCCTTTATGATCCAAAGTTTAAAAGATCATATCAGTTTGGGTTTAGATACTTCAGAAGTTTTTATTTTAGGAAAAAAGAACGCCACTTTCATTGACAAAATTAACAGTCAGGAACATTTCTTTGATAAAATGACGGTGTTGGAACATCCGAGATATATCCAGCAATACAAAAGCAAAGAAAAACAATTATACATCGATAAATATTTAATAGCATTAAACAAAGCATAA
- a CDS encoding enoyl-CoA hydratase/isomerase family protein has translation MNNGFVNQELKNNISEITFGHPKSNSLPGEILELLAQTILNEGAKEEVKAILLKSGGEKAFCAGASFDELLSIDELDNSKTFFGGFAKVLNAMRSCGKLVIVRVQGKTTGGGVGIACAADYCFATKDSALALTELNLGIGPFVIGPYVERKMGKSAYSAMSIDADFRSADWCEKHDVYHSVSETIENMDVEITQFLEKLSTRSSDALSLIKKVSWEGTEHFEKLMPERILMSASLILEDSAKKNIEMIKERLRAK, from the coding sequence ATGAACAACGGATTTGTAAATCAAGAACTTAAAAATAATATTTCAGAAATCACTTTTGGACATCCAAAAAGCAATTCTTTACCAGGAGAAATTTTAGAATTACTCGCTCAAACAATTTTAAATGAAGGAGCCAAAGAAGAAGTAAAAGCAATTCTTTTAAAATCTGGAGGAGAGAAAGCATTTTGCGCTGGAGCAAGTTTCGACGAATTATTGTCAATCGATGAATTAGATAATTCTAAAACATTCTTTGGAGGTTTTGCTAAAGTTTTAAATGCAATGCGATCTTGCGGAAAATTAGTCATCGTTAGAGTTCAGGGGAAAACAACTGGCGGTGGAGTCGGAATTGCTTGTGCTGCAGATTACTGTTTTGCCACGAAAGATTCTGCGCTGGCTCTAACAGAATTGAATTTAGGAATCGGACCTTTCGTAATCGGACCTTATGTCGAAAGAAAAATGGGCAAATCTGCCTACTCTGCAATGTCAATCGACGCAGATTTCAGAAGTGCAGATTGGTGTGAAAAACACGATGTCTATCATTCAGTTTCCGAAACTATTGAAAATATGGATGTTGAAATCACTCAGTTTTTAGAGAAATTATCGACCAGAAGTTCTGATGCTTTATCCTTAATTAAAAAAGTTTCTTGGGAAGGAACAGAACATTTCGAAAAGTTAATGCCGGAAAGAATTTTGATGAGCGCTTCTTTAATTTTGGAAGATTCAGCCAAAAAAAATATTGAAATGATTAAAGAACGACTTCGCGCCAAATAG
- a CDS encoding SDR family NAD(P)-dependent oxidoreductase — protein sequence MNNNCNKTVLILGANSDVAKQCILQYLEKGFSIIASSRNLDSLESFVRENEIDSSKITLNYFDAADFNSHQKFYDELPINPNIVIYAAGFLVENQKALYDFTGAKQMMEVNYMGAVSILNIISMDESNKNLKRIIGLSSLSGVRGRKSNFIYGSTKSAFTQYLAGLRQELSSRNIIVNVLVSGYINTKINEGLELNKSLIMEPDYVAKHIVNAGNSFSIVPNFKWKIIYYILKILPESLVSKLP from the coding sequence ATGAATAATAATTGCAACAAAACCGTTCTAATTTTAGGCGCCAATTCCGATGTTGCAAAACAATGTATTTTGCAATATCTGGAAAAGGGATTTTCAATTATTGCTTCTTCTCGAAATCTAGATTCTTTAGAAAGTTTCGTGAGAGAAAATGAAATTGATTCTTCAAAAATCACTCTTAATTATTTTGATGCAGCCGATTTTAATTCTCATCAAAAATTTTATGATGAACTTCCAATAAATCCCAACATTGTAATTTACGCCGCAGGATTTTTAGTTGAAAATCAAAAAGCACTTTACGATTTTACTGGAGCAAAACAAATGATGGAAGTCAATTATATGGGTGCGGTTTCTATTCTAAATATTATTTCGATGGACGAATCCAATAAAAATTTAAAAAGAATCATTGGTCTTTCTTCACTTTCTGGAGTTCGAGGCAGAAAGAGTAATTTTATTTATGGAAGTACGAAATCGGCTTTCACACAATATTTAGCCGGACTTCGACAAGAATTATCTTCAAGGAATATTATCGTAAATGTTTTAGTAAGTGGTTACATTAATACTAAAATTAATGAAGGTTTAGAACTCAATAAATCTTTAATAATGGAGCCAGATTATGTAGCGAAACATATTGTAAATGCTGGAAATTCTTTTTCAATCGTTCCCAATTTTAAATGGAAAATCATTTATTATATTCTTAAAATATTACCGGAAAGTTTAGTTTCAAAATTACCATAA
- a CDS encoding Fic family protein: MKWQDYPYYFEGLEKQLERIHEKKHELDKKRPIPTYVLKSIKDSLSIEWTYNSNSIEGNTFTLQETKMVIEDGFTIKGKSLREHFEVVNHQEAIEFVESLASNEYLLNKLDVLSVHHLVLQKIEKDFSGKLRTSGVRISGANFVPPNALKVEEFVEELMYFANSSDIDILIKSAIFHHRFVWIHPFFDGNGRTARLLLNLILMKSGFPPAIILKNDRKKYYDALNQANNQDYSKLFLLILQAVERTLDIYLGNLNNTYDQYQNISDIVSEPDVPYGQEYVSLLARQGKIDAFKEGRNWLTTKDAVLDYIENRDRKRILKSGKCLNTPTHLLRF, encoded by the coding sequence ATGAAATGGCAAGATTATCCATATTACTTTGAAGGTTTAGAAAAACAACTGGAAAGAATTCATGAGAAAAAACATGAACTGGATAAAAAACGTCCTATTCCAACCTATGTTTTGAAAAGCATAAAAGACAGTTTGAGCATAGAATGGACTTATAATTCTAACAGCATAGAAGGAAATACCTTTACTTTGCAAGAAACAAAAATGGTGATCGAAGATGGATTTACGATTAAAGGAAAATCGCTTCGGGAGCATTTTGAAGTGGTGAATCATCAGGAAGCCATCGAATTTGTAGAGTCACTTGCTTCAAATGAATACCTTCTTAATAAACTAGATGTTTTAAGTGTCCATCATCTTGTGCTACAAAAAATAGAAAAGGACTTTTCTGGAAAATTGAGAACTTCAGGTGTTAGAATTTCTGGAGCAAATTTTGTTCCACCGAATGCACTGAAAGTTGAGGAATTCGTAGAAGAGTTGATGTACTTTGCAAACAGTTCCGATATTGATATTCTGATTAAATCTGCTATTTTCCACCACCGTTTTGTTTGGATTCATCCATTCTTTGATGGAAATGGCAGAACGGCGAGATTGCTTCTCAACTTAATTTTAATGAAAAGTGGTTTTCCACCAGCAATTATCTTAAAAAATGATCGCAAAAAATATTATGATGCTTTGAACCAAGCGAATAATCAGGATTATTCAAAATTATTCCTTTTAATTTTACAAGCGGTTGAAAGAACTTTGGATATTTATCTGGGAAATCTTAATAATACTTACGATCAATATCAAAATATTTCAGATATCGTGAGTGAGCCCGATGTTCCTTATGGACAGGAATACGTGAGTTTATTGGCAAGACAGGGGAAAATTGATGCCTTCAAAGAAGGTCGAAATTGGCTCACAACAAAAGATGCGGTTCTGGATTATATCGAAAATCGTGATCGAAAAAGGATTTTAAAATCAGGAAAGTGTCTCAATACTCCAACTCACCTTCTGAGATTCTAA
- the recQ gene encoding DNA helicase RecQ yields the protein MEKSTEILQQYFGYDSFRLNQASAVENVIAKKDTFVLMPTGGGKSLCYQVPALVLEGTAIVISPLIALMKDQVDALRVNGISAAFLNSSMNPLEQNDTFHQLKNGKLKLLYVAPEKLSADNGSFLNFLKEINISLFAVDEAHCVSHWGHDFRPDYLFLNGLKKQFPQTPIIALTASADEITKQDIIKQLNLQKPTVLISSFDRANIKYFVQPKQSVLNHIVQYLNEHPNDSGIIYCLSRKGTEDLANNLKENGVNAAFYHAGISSAERAQVQDDFIKDKIRVMVATIAFGMGIDKSNVRFVMHADLPKNIESYYQETGRAGRDGLPSEAILFYSNADVMKLKKFAMVEGNEEQSSLMLRKLQQMTDFAEMQKCRRQYLMEYFGESHPGNCNSCDYCLSDFENWDATIDAQKLLSAVYRLKERYGKNLIIDFLRGSKGVKITDYMRNLPTYGIGTNGDKTFWQNLIKQLIINDFLRESNEEFSVLKLTEASNEVLFNKRTVHLQKVKELAKAVTVEELETSYPINEIDTNLELFDELRILRRQQAEQENVPPYVIFSDASLMELATYLPNTKEELEQISGFGAFKIEKYGEIFLNIISDYCNKNNLSSKIAEKTPKIKRAPKKTNKYEAGTYTTTFQMYKDGNSVEDIAKIRNLSLNTIQNHLANFVEVGTIKASELMDINKIDPIISLAKTQTIPSLKAIKEELGEDYSYFEIHIAVAFYKWQEREKI from the coding sequence ATGGAAAAATCTACAGAAATTCTTCAACAATATTTTGGTTACGATAGTTTCAGATTGAACCAAGCGAGTGCAGTTGAAAATGTAATTGCAAAAAAAGATACGTTTGTACTGATGCCAACTGGCGGTGGAAAATCTTTATGCTACCAAGTTCCAGCATTAGTTTTGGAGGGAACGGCAATTGTTATTTCCCCCTTAATTGCATTAATGAAAGACCAAGTTGATGCTTTACGTGTTAATGGAATTTCTGCGGCTTTCCTCAATTCTTCGATGAATCCTTTGGAGCAGAATGATACTTTTCATCAATTAAAAAATGGTAAACTGAAACTTTTATATGTTGCACCAGAAAAGTTGAGTGCAGACAATGGTTCGTTTTTAAACTTTCTAAAAGAAATTAATATTTCCCTTTTTGCAGTCGATGAAGCGCATTGTGTTTCGCATTGGGGACACGATTTTCGTCCGGATTATTTGTTTTTAAATGGATTAAAAAAACAATTTCCACAAACTCCAATTATTGCTTTAACTGCAAGTGCTGATGAAATTACGAAACAAGACATCATTAAGCAACTCAATCTTCAAAAGCCGACTGTTTTAATTTCATCTTTTGACAGAGCCAATATTAAATATTTTGTGCAGCCGAAACAATCTGTTCTCAATCACATTGTTCAATATCTCAATGAGCATCCAAATGATTCGGGAATTATCTACTGTTTGTCAAGAAAAGGAACGGAAGATTTGGCGAATAATTTAAAAGAAAACGGTGTAAACGCAGCATTTTATCACGCAGGAATTTCTTCCGCAGAAAGAGCGCAGGTTCAAGACGATTTCATTAAAGACAAAATTAGAGTAATGGTTGCTACCATTGCATTTGGAATGGGAATCGATAAGAGCAATGTCCGTTTTGTGATGCACGCCGATCTTCCGAAAAACATAGAAAGTTATTATCAAGAAACAGGAAGAGCCGGAAGAGATGGGTTGCCGAGTGAAGCGATTTTATTTTACTCCAATGCCGATGTGATGAAGTTGAAAAAATTTGCAATGGTCGAAGGAAACGAGGAGCAATCGAGTTTGATGCTTCGAAAATTGCAACAAATGACCGACTTTGCCGAAATGCAAAAATGCAGACGACAATATTTGATGGAATATTTTGGAGAATCACATCCTGGAAATTGTAATTCTTGCGATTATTGTCTGAGTGATTTTGAAAATTGGGACGCTACGATAGATGCTCAAAAATTATTAAGCGCCGTTTATCGATTGAAAGAACGCTATGGAAAAAATTTAATTATCGATTTTCTTCGAGGTTCAAAAGGCGTGAAAATCACAGATTATATGCGCAATTTGCCTACTTATGGAATTGGTACAAACGGCGACAAAACGTTTTGGCAAAATTTAATAAAGCAATTAATAATTAATGATTTTCTGCGTGAATCGAATGAAGAGTTTTCTGTATTAAAACTAACTGAAGCAAGTAACGAAGTATTATTTAACAAGAGAACAGTACATCTTCAAAAAGTAAAAGAACTAGCCAAAGCAGTAACTGTCGAAGAACTGGAAACTTCATATCCAATTAATGAAATTGATACAAACCTTGAATTATTTGATGAATTAAGAATTTTAAGACGACAACAAGCCGAACAAGAAAATGTACCGCCTTACGTTATTTTTTCTGATGCAAGTTTAATGGAATTAGCAACATACCTTCCTAACACAAAAGAAGAACTCGAACAGATAAGCGGTTTTGGAGCTTTTAAAATAGAAAAATACGGTGAAATATTTTTAAATATAATATCAGATTATTGCAACAAAAATAATTTGAGTAGTAAGATTGCCGAAAAAACCCCGAAAATAAAACGGGCACCAAAGAAAACAAATAAATACGAAGCGGGAACTTATACTACAACTTTCCAAATGTACAAAGATGGAAACAGTGTAGAAGATATCGCAAAAATAAGAAATTTGTCTTTGAATACTATTCAAAATCACCTTGCCAATTTCGTAGAAGTGGGAACAATTAAAGCCAGTGAATTAATGGATATCAACAAAATAGATCCTATTATTTCTCTTGCAAAAACTCAAACTATTCCGTCTTTAAAGGCTATAAAAGAGGAACTGGGCGAAGATTATTCTTACTTTGAAATTCATATCGCAGTTGCTTTTTATAAATGGCAAGAAAGAGAAAAAATTTAG
- the aspS gene encoding aspartate--tRNA ligase, with protein sequence MFRTHTNGELNIQNLDQNVTLSGWVQTIRDKGFMMWIDLRDRYGITQLVFDADRSSAELLENAHKLGREFVIQVEGKVIERVSKNPKIPTGEIEILVEKLMILNQSEVPPFTIEDQTDGGEELRMKYRYLDIRRNPVKDKLIFRHKMAQKVRNYLSEQDFIEVETPVLIKSTPEGARDFVVPSRMNPGQFYALPQSPQTFKQLLMIGGIDRYFQIVKCFRDEDLRADRQPEFTQIDCEMAFVEQEDVLEIFEGMTATLLKDIAGKEYGKFPRMTFADAMKKYGNDKPDIRFGMEFVEVNELVKGKDFKIFDDAELVVGINVEGCAEYTRKQIDELIDWVKRPQVGANGMIWIKFQNDGTVTSSVNKFYNEEDLKKITEKFGAKAGDLIFLMSGNENKVRTQLSALRMELGNRLGLRNPKEFAPLWVVDFPLLEWDEETNRYHAMHHPFTSPKPEDVHLLETNPGKARANAYDLILNGNEIGGGSVRIFDKDLQAKMFNLLGFTKEDAEAQFGFLMNAFQYGAPPHAGLALGFDRLVAILDGNEVIRDYIAFPKNNSGRDVMIDAPSSIADEQLNELELKLNLKG encoded by the coding sequence ATGTTTCGTACGCACACCAACGGAGAATTAAACATCCAAAATCTTGATCAAAACGTAACCCTTTCCGGCTGGGTTCAAACCATTCGTGACAAAGGATTTATGATGTGGATCGATTTACGCGACCGTTACGGAATTACGCAATTGGTATTTGATGCAGACCGTTCTTCCGCTGAATTATTAGAAAACGCTCACAAACTCGGACGCGAATTCGTGATTCAAGTAGAAGGAAAAGTGATTGAAAGAGTGAGTAAAAATCCCAAAATCCCAACGGGAGAAATAGAAATCCTTGTTGAGAAATTGATGATTTTAAACCAATCAGAAGTTCCACCATTTACCATTGAAGATCAAACGGATGGTGGTGAAGAACTTCGTATGAAATACAGATATTTAGACATCCGAAGAAATCCGGTAAAAGACAAATTGATTTTCCGTCACAAAATGGCGCAGAAAGTAAGAAACTATTTATCCGAACAAGATTTTATCGAAGTAGAAACTCCGGTATTGATTAAATCGACTCCCGAAGGTGCGAGAGATTTCGTGGTTCCAAGCCGTATGAATCCGGGACAGTTTTATGCATTGCCACAATCGCCACAAACTTTCAAACAATTATTGATGATTGGCGGAATAGATCGTTATTTCCAAATCGTAAAATGTTTCCGTGATGAAGATTTAAGAGCAGATCGTCAACCGGAATTCACGCAGATCGATTGTGAAATGGCATTTGTAGAACAGGAAGATGTTCTGGAAATCTTCGAAGGAATGACTGCGACTTTATTGAAAGATATTGCTGGAAAAGAATATGGAAAGTTCCCAAGAATGACTTTCGCCGATGCGATGAAAAAATATGGAAACGACAAACCGGACATTAGATTCGGGATGGAATTCGTGGAAGTAAATGAATTGGTAAAAGGAAAAGATTTCAAAATATTCGACGACGCCGAATTAGTGGTCGGAATCAATGTTGAAGGTTGTGCAGAATATACCAGAAAACAAATCGACGAATTGATCGATTGGGTAAAACGCCCACAAGTTGGCGCAAACGGAATGATTTGGATCAAATTCCAAAACGATGGCACCGTTACTTCTTCCGTAAATAAATTTTACAACGAAGAAGATTTAAAGAAAATCACAGAAAAATTCGGCGCAAAAGCAGGAGATTTAATTTTCCTAATGTCCGGAAACGAAAATAAAGTAAGAACCCAACTTTCCGCCTTAAGAATGGAATTGGGGAACAGATTAGGATTAAGAAATCCAAAAGAATTCGCACCACTTTGGGTCGTAGATTTCCCATTGTTAGAATGGGATGAAGAAACGAATCGCTACCATGCGATGCATCATCCGTTTACTTCACCGAAACCGGAAGACGTTCATTTATTAGAAACCAATCCAGGAAAAGCTAGAGCAAACGCTTACGATTTAATTCTGAACGGAAATGAAATTGGTGGTGGTTCGGTAAGAATTTTCGATAAAGATTTACAGGCAAAAATGTTTAATCTATTAGGATTTACGAAAGAAGATGCGGAAGCACAATTCGGATTCTTAATGAATGCCTTCCAATATGGAGCGCCGCCACATGCTGGTTTGGCATTAGGCTTTGACCGTTTGGTCGCAATTCTTGATGGTAATGAAGTGATCAGAGATTATATCGCTTTCCCGAAAAATAATTCTGGACGAGATGTGATGATTGATGCGCCGAGTTCTATTGCGGATGAGCAGTTGAATGAATTGGAGTTGAAATTGAATTTAAAAGGATAA
- a CDS encoding DUF937 domain-containing protein, which produces MSLIDLITGNTGNQVATDAESKFGISKTQVIALLAVAAPLVISYLRKKTDDPQEADALNNALDKDHDGSILNDPSQAAARQQEGGSILDHVFGGQKTDVENQLSQKTGISVDKIGPILAMLAPVIMGFIGREKQANGVTSGGGLGDLLGGILGNASSQVQQQQAQGGSNPITDILGSVLGGATQSSGGGGLGGILESVLGGNQQQGQGGLGGLLGSLFDRK; this is translated from the coding sequence ATGAGTTTAATTGACCTTATCACAGGAAACACAGGAAACCAAGTTGCGACAGATGCCGAAAGCAAATTCGGAATCAGCAAAACACAAGTTATCGCTTTATTGGCCGTAGCTGCACCATTAGTTATTTCTTATCTAAGAAAAAAAACTGACGATCCACAAGAAGCAGATGCTCTGAATAATGCCCTTGACAAAGATCACGACGGAAGTATTTTAAACGATCCTTCTCAGGCAGCAGCAAGACAACAGGAAGGTGGCTCGATTCTCGACCACGTTTTCGGCGGTCAAAAAACAGATGTTGAAAATCAACTTTCTCAAAAAACAGGAATTTCAGTGGATAAGATCGGACCGATTTTAGCAATGTTAGCTCCAGTAATTATGGGATTTATCGGTAGAGAAAAACAGGCAAATGGCGTTACGTCAGGTGGTGGTTTAGGAGATTTACTTGGCGGAATTTTAGGAAACGCAAGCAGCCAAGTTCAGCAACAACAAGCGCAAGGAGGCTCAAATCCTATTACTGATATTTTAGGAAGTGTTTTGGGAGGTGCAACGCAAAGTTCAGGTGGCGGCGGACTCGGAGGAATTCTGGAAAGCGTTCTAGGCGGTAATCAGCAGCAAGGTCAAGGTGGATTAGGCGGGCTTTTAGGAAGTCTTTTTGACAGGAAATAA
- a CDS encoding DUF2480 family protein, with amino-acid sequence MSDLEIKNKIAESGLVNFDLAQLLPKGKRIGIDLKDFLFQELILKEKDFREKIAAINLDEYKDCYIYIYNSADAIVPLWAYFLITAKLTETAKKIVFGNREDLEVLLMHNAVQTYDFSELIDKRVLVKGCSDQSIPENAYIELVEQLKPLVKSLMFGEACSNVPIFKN; translated from the coding sequence ATGTCTGATTTAGAAATAAAAAATAAAATAGCCGAAAGCGGATTGGTCAATTTCGATCTCGCTCAGTTGCTACCAAAAGGAAAACGGATCGGTATCGATTTGAAGGATTTCCTTTTCCAGGAATTGATTTTAAAAGAAAAGGATTTCCGTGAAAAAATCGCAGCTATAAATCTTGATGAATACAAAGATTGCTACATTTATATTTACAATTCTGCTGATGCGATTGTGCCACTTTGGGCCTACTTTCTAATCACTGCGAAACTAACCGAAACTGCAAAAAAAATCGTTTTCGGAAACAGAGAAGATTTAGAAGTTTTATTGATGCACAATGCTGTTCAGACTTATGACTTCTCAGAATTGATTGATAAAAGAGTTTTGGTAAAAGGCTGCAGCGATCAATCGATTCCCGAGAATGCCTATATCGAATTGGTTGAACAATTAAAACCGCTTGTAAAATCATTAATGTTTGGTGAAGCATGTTCGAATGTTCCTATTTTCAAAAACTAG
- the lpxB gene encoding lipid-A-disaccharide synthase, with protein sequence MKYYIIAGEASGDLHASNLMKSILKKDPQAEFRFWGGDLMMAVAGFEPVKHYKDLAFMGFLEVAKNLVTILKNIKICKLDIQQYHPDVLVLVDYPGFNLRIAEFAKSLGIKVVYYISPQLWAWKEGRVEKIKKFVDEMLVILPFEKDFYKKHNVEAHFVGHPLLDAISDLQEINIDQFKKDNNLNEKEIIALLPGSREQEVTKMLELMLSVRPHFKNYQFVIAGAPSLPKSFYQKYVDENVHFVSNKTYDLLRSSKAALVTSGTATLETALLNIPEVVCYKSSMISYEIGKRVVKNIKYISLVNLIMDKEIVTELIQSDLNTKSLVDELSAILEGEQRDKMLHSFKQLREKLGGKGASDEAASLIVKG encoded by the coding sequence TTGAAATATTATATCATCGCTGGCGAAGCATCTGGAGATTTGCACGCTTCCAATTTAATGAAATCGATTCTAAAGAAAGATCCTCAAGCGGAATTTCGTTTTTGGGGTGGAGATTTAATGATGGCTGTGGCTGGATTTGAACCGGTGAAACATTACAAAGATTTAGCTTTTATGGGGTTTTTGGAAGTTGCTAAAAATTTGGTAACGATTCTAAAGAATATTAAAATTTGTAAACTAGATATTCAGCAATACCACCCTGATGTTTTGGTTTTGGTCGATTATCCTGGCTTCAATTTGAGGATTGCAGAGTTTGCTAAAAGTTTAGGAATTAAAGTCGTCTATTATATTTCACCGCAACTTTGGGCCTGGAAAGAAGGTCGTGTAGAGAAAATTAAAAAGTTCGTCGATGAAATGTTGGTGATTCTACCTTTCGAAAAAGATTTCTATAAAAAACATAATGTTGAGGCACATTTCGTGGGACATCCTTTATTAGATGCGATTTCCGATTTGCAAGAAATCAATATAGATCAATTTAAAAAAGATAATAATTTAAACGAAAAAGAAATTATCGCACTTTTGCCAGGTTCTCGTGAACAGGAAGTGACGAAAATGCTGGAGTTGATGCTTTCTGTTCGTCCTCATTTTAAAAATTATCAGTTTGTAATTGCCGGCGCGCCAAGTTTACCGAAATCATTTTATCAAAAATACGTGGATGAAAATGTTCATTTTGTTTCCAATAAAACTTATGATTTGTTAAGGAGTTCAAAAGCGGCGTTGGTAACTTCAGGAACTGCAACTTTAGAAACGGCTTTGCTCAATATTCCGGAAGTGGTTTGTTATAAAAGCAGCATGATTTCTTACGAGATCGGGAAGCGTGTTGTAAAAAACATTAAATATATTTCCTTGGTTAATTTAATAATGGATAAGGAAATCGTAACTGAACTTATTCAAAGTGATTTGAACACGAAAAGTTTAGTGGATGAATTATCAGCTATCTTGGAAGGAGAACAAAGGGATAAAATGTTACACAGTTTCAAACAACTTCGGGAAAAATTAGGCGGAAAAGGGGCGAGCGATGAAGCTGCATCTTTAATTGTTAAAGGGTGA